The Deinococcota bacterium DNA window GCCGCCGATGAGCTGGGCGGCGCCGAGGTGGTTCACGAGCCCCTGCCGGCCGCGCTCTTTCTCGGCCTACCCGAGGGCGCCACCCATCTCCTGCTCGACTACGACCCGGCGACGGGCGAGAGCTGGCTTCTCGGGGCGGGCGACTTCGCTTTTGCCTGAGAGGATATTCGTGCGCTCGCTGGGCCGGCGCAGAGGACCAATCCGCACAGAGGACTAATCGGCACGGAAGACCAAGAAGTACAACGAGAGGGCGTATGGGCGCACGGTAGACAGCTGTGCAGGCGCTATAATCGCTGCAAAGCGTCTTACCCCTCATGCTCAGGAATGGAGGACCCTGATGAAGACAAAGATGAAGACAAAAAAGGACTGGCTGGACCAAGACTACAGGGAGGCCACCGAGCGCCTTCCCGAGCGCGACTACCCGACCCGCACCCTCTCGGACATCGAAGCCGACCCGATCTATACCCAAGACGACCTCGAGGGCTTCGACCCCGGGGAGAAGCTCGGCTACCCCGGCGACTTTCCCTACACCCGCGGGGTGCAGGCGTCGATGTACCGCGGTAGGCTGTGGACGATGCGGCAGTTCGCCGGCTTCGGCAGCGCCGAGCAGACCAACGAGCGTTTCAAAAAGCTCCTAGGGGCCGGACAGAACGGTTTGTCCACCGCCTTCGACCTGCCGACGCTGATGGGTTACGACGCCGATCACCCCTTCAGCGTCGGCGAGGTCGGCAAGTGCGGGGTGGCGGTGTCCTCGCTCGCCGACATGGAAGTGCTCTTCGACGGCATCGACCCCGAGGCGGTGACCACCTCGATGACCATCAACTCGCCGGCGAACGCTGTCTGGGCGATGTATCTGGTCAATGCCGAGAAGAAGGGCGCCGATCTGACCAAGCTGGGCGGCACCATCCAGAACGACATCCTAAAGGAGTTTATCGCCCAAAAGGAGTACATCTTTCCGCCCGCGCCCTCGGTCGAGCTGGTCATCGACACCTTCGAGTGGGGGCCCAAGCATGTGCCCAGGTGGAACTTCATCTCGGTCTCGGGCTACCACATCCGCGAGGCAGGCTCGACGGCGGTGCAGGAGCTGGCCTTTACCCTGGCCGACGGCATCCACTATGTGCGCAAGGCCCTTGCGCGTGGCCTCGACATCGACGAGTTCGCGCCCAGGATCTCGTTTTTCTTCAACGTCCACAACGACTTTTTCGAGGAGATCGCCAAGTTCCGCGCCGCCCGGCGCATCTGGGCGCGGCAGATGAGGGACGTTTACGGCGCCAAGAGCCCCAAGAGCTGGATGCTGCGCACCCACGCGCAGACGGCCGGGGTGTCCTTGACCGCGCAGCAGCCGCTGGTCAATATCGCCCGCGTCGCCATCCAGGGGCTCGCCGGGGTCCTGGGCGGCACCAATTCCCTGCACACCGACTCCTACGACGAGGCGCTGGCGCTGCCGACCGAAGAGGCCGCCAAGATCGCCTTGCGGACCCAGCAGGTGATCGCCTATGAAACCGGCGTGACCAGCACCGTGGACCCGCTGGCGGGCTCGTACTACCTCGAGACCCTGACCGATGAGATGG harbors:
- a CDS encoding methylmalonyl-CoA mutase family protein → MKTKKDWLDQDYREATERLPERDYPTRTLSDIEADPIYTQDDLEGFDPGEKLGYPGDFPYTRGVQASMYRGRLWTMRQFAGFGSAEQTNERFKKLLGAGQNGLSTAFDLPTLMGYDADHPFSVGEVGKCGVAVSSLADMEVLFDGIDPEAVTTSMTINSPANAVWAMYLVNAEKKGADLTKLGGTIQNDILKEFIAQKEYIFPPAPSVELVIDTFEWGPKHVPRWNFISVSGYHIREAGSTAVQELAFTLADGIHYVRKALARGLDIDEFAPRISFFFNVHNDFFEEIAKFRAARRIWARQMRDVYGAKSPKSWMLRTHAQTAGVSLTAQQPLVNIARVAIQGLAGVLGGTNSLHTDSYDEALALPTEEAAKIALRTQQVIAYETGVTSTVDPLAGSYYLETLTDEMERQCLDYFEKIDSLGGVEAAIEAGYFASEIGDAAYQQQREIDSKERVIVGVNSFIEDSAEIPLLLVDKEVERVQEARLARVRRERDGVAAKAALAGLREAAKHGHNTMPAFMACAHAYCTLGEQMDILREVYGVYEEPVLV